One segment of Nostoc sp. UHCC 0302 DNA contains the following:
- a CDS encoding ATP-dependent RecD-like DNA helicase, giving the protein MSTFGNLSPQQINATPVHETITGVVERLTFYSEESGYTVARLTRPRATDLTTIVGNFANIQPGQTLQLTGFWRDHPQFGPQFQVVNYKETKPATLTGIEKYLGSGLIKGVGPVTARRIVEHFGLETLDIIENQIERLIEVQGIAKKRINLIKNAWETQKAIKSVMVFLQSHGVSTTYAVKIYKQYKDEAIAKVTTNPYQLAEDIYGIGFLTADKIARNLGVPSDSEFRYRAGLIHVLGEAAADGHCYLPQPELVEQVIKLLTTSDHQPSESGIADIIKDMALKDDLIREKGEDQTLMCYKPTYFHTEQNLAQLIHNRLIQPVAQDMPRVRDWIDRFTKSRKIQLSPQQRQAVEMAAYSKILILTGGPGCGKTFTTHTIVSLWKAMGKSIALAAPTGRAAQRLGEMTGLEAKTIHRLLEFDPKTMGFKCDSENPLPHSAIIADEASMLDLFLAYSLVKAIADGSQLLLVGDIDQLPSVGPGQILADLINSGRVPVVRLTQVFRQAQQSAIITAAHQINQGLYPTIEPISDNPVSDCLWHGGGFAPEHGVQAICELVTDFIPRLGFNPATDVQVLCPMLRGLIGTRNLNTVLQQLINPPSPDKVEITRGGNLLREGDRIIQLTNDYNREVFNGDLGIIQSIDTVEQEVIVQLGERTVVYDYADLNEIALAFAVSIHKSQGSEYPVVILPIYMQHYMMLSRNLFYTGITRAKKLAIVIGSKKAISLTVRSTDDGYRYTRLCSRLLQAPGRTLAAI; this is encoded by the coding sequence ATGTCCACTTTTGGTAATCTTTCTCCTCAACAAATAAATGCAACTCCAGTTCATGAAACTATTACCGGAGTCGTAGAACGGCTGACTTTCTATTCTGAGGAATCCGGTTACACCGTTGCACGACTAACGCGTCCTCGCGCCACCGACTTAACCACCATTGTCGGCAATTTCGCTAATATTCAGCCAGGGCAAACTCTACAACTTACTGGCTTTTGGCGTGATCATCCGCAATTCGGGCCACAGTTTCAAGTTGTTAATTATAAAGAAACTAAACCCGCCACACTCACCGGAATCGAGAAATACCTGGGCAGCGGTCTAATCAAAGGTGTTGGCCCAGTCACGGCTAGGCGGATTGTCGAACACTTTGGTTTAGAAACTCTTGACATCATCGAAAACCAAATTGAGCGCCTAATTGAAGTTCAGGGCATTGCTAAAAAACGAATTAACTTAATCAAAAATGCCTGGGAAACACAGAAAGCCATTAAGTCAGTGATGGTGTTTCTGCAAAGTCATGGTGTTTCTACTACTTATGCAGTCAAAATTTACAAGCAGTATAAAGATGAAGCGATAGCGAAAGTCACCACCAACCCCTACCAGTTAGCCGAAGATATCTACGGCATTGGTTTTCTGACAGCTGACAAGATTGCTCGGAATTTAGGAGTTCCATCTGATAGTGAATTTCGTTACCGTGCGGGACTAATTCATGTTCTCGGTGAAGCTGCTGCGGATGGACATTGCTACTTGCCCCAACCAGAACTAGTTGAACAAGTCATCAAACTGCTGACTACATCAGATCATCAACCCAGCGAATCCGGCATCGCGGACATCATTAAAGATATGGCGCTCAAGGACGACCTAATCCGCGAGAAGGGCGAAGACCAAACGTTGATGTGCTATAAACCAACCTACTTTCATACTGAACAAAACTTAGCGCAACTGATACATAACCGCCTCATTCAACCAGTTGCACAAGATATGCCTCGTGTCCGTGACTGGATTGACCGCTTCACCAAGAGTCGCAAAATCCAGCTTTCACCACAGCAACGTCAAGCTGTAGAGATGGCTGCGTATTCCAAAATCCTGATTTTGACTGGTGGCCCTGGTTGCGGGAAAACTTTCACCACCCACACCATAGTCTCTCTGTGGAAAGCAATGGGCAAATCTATCGCCCTGGCTGCTCCCACTGGACGGGCTGCTCAACGTTTGGGTGAAATGACCGGACTCGAAGCCAAGACGATACACCGCTTGTTGGAGTTTGACCCCAAGACAATGGGCTTTAAGTGCGACAGCGAAAATCCTTTACCCCACAGTGCAATTATTGCTGATGAAGCCAGTATGCTTGACTTGTTTCTGGCTTACTCTTTAGTTAAAGCGATTGCAGATGGTTCGCAACTACTGTTAGTGGGTGACATCGACCAGTTACCTTCAGTTGGCCCCGGTCAAATACTTGCTGACCTCATCAATTCTGGTCGTGTGCCAGTAGTGCGTTTAACCCAAGTTTTCCGCCAAGCCCAACAGAGTGCAATTATCACCGCTGCTCACCAAATTAATCAGGGACTGTACCCTACTATCGAGCCGATTTCTGATAATCCCGTGTCTGACTGCTTGTGGCATGGCGGCGGATTTGCTCCTGAACATGGGGTGCAAGCAATCTGCGAACTCGTTACAGACTTTATTCCTCGCTTAGGCTTTAATCCGGCTACTGATGTGCAAGTCCTTTGCCCCATGTTGCGCGGTTTGATTGGCACTCGCAATCTCAATACCGTGTTACAGCAACTGATTAATCCACCCAGCCCTGACAAAGTAGAGATTACTAGGGGCGGGAATCTTTTGCGCGAAGGCGATCGCATTATTCAACTTACCAATGACTACAACCGCGAAGTTTTCAACGGCGACCTGGGGATTATCCAAAGCATTGATACCGTAGAGCAGGAAGTAATAGTCCAGTTAGGTGAGCGTACTGTCGTTTACGATTATGCAGACTTGAATGAAATTGCCTTGGCGTTTGCTGTCTCAATACATAAAAGCCAGGGTTCAGAATATCCTGTGGTGATACTGCCTATCTATATGCAACATTATATGATGTTGTCCCGCAACCTGTTTTACACGGGGATAACTCGCGCTAAGAAATTGGCGATTGTCATTGGTTCAAAAAAAGCCATTTCCCTTACTGTGCGATCTACTGATGACGGGTATCGGTACACGAGGTTATGTTCTAGGTTGCTTCAAGCACCAGGGCGAACGTTAGCCGCAATCTGA
- a CDS encoding ATP-dependent RecD-like DNA helicase → MIAPTQVDKLSALTLSEIQQFLESGLFRGIGKKTAQTLVNHFGSETLSILDYSPEQLEQIPGLSSYRIDGITKAWSSSKNNPNLGVIAQLLALKTPLSLTLKICDYYGHQTSHVLQNNPYKLADDIDGIGFKTADELAISLGFSLSCETRYASSLVYVLKSALREGNCFLPFEQLLFAAASVLKRPNYTPDHQLLNTILIQLIDKGTLISGDGKQSVYIKAAYRAELSVALKIQSFQRQPTRSTEHFEHWLAQFQKSEYRQLSRLSDEQISALMMAVKHPISIITGGPGRGKTYVLKTLLEWLIQQGAIIAQAAPTGKAANRMKDATGIEASTIHRLLQWQGVGQAFLYNEDNLLPIDWLIVDEFSMVDIFLFNSLLKALPSTTKILLVGDSDQLPSVGAGMVLRDLLHSDLVPTTRLQTIYRQKHESPIIYAASDVNFGTVPTLHKFHEAAEWMDVGDCAMLEMDNPQATALAIRELALAMSKENVDLNQQLMVLAPQKDGPAGVHNLNKLLAPIFNPKKDNKQLVVSGSVVYRVGDRVIQLKNRYETMPPVMNGEMGQVIAVDPDKELVTIDWEGGATVDYYKGDFEQIMHSFCITCHKSQGSEFQYVIFPLIMSNSRMLTRQLLYTTMTRAMGTFIAVGQHLALNIAVATDKPSSRFTGLTNLLISPIDEITNIWHSLSSAKKTTREASTTVTIASRLQQREITATQGQMTAIGSLAQNMYESKYGYRPSKQPELVGKFRFNTYHYETSEVELIDSAIDAVLGNQ, encoded by the coding sequence ATGATTGCGCCAACTCAAGTTGATAAATTAAGCGCGCTAACTTTGTCTGAAATTCAGCAGTTTTTAGAGAGTGGACTGTTTCGTGGTATTGGCAAGAAAACTGCCCAAACTCTTGTCAACCACTTTGGCAGTGAAACTTTGTCGATATTAGATTATAGTCCCGAACAACTTGAGCAGATTCCGGGACTCAGCTCCTATCGGATTGATGGCATTACCAAAGCTTGGTCATCAAGCAAAAATAATCCTAATTTGGGAGTGATTGCCCAACTTTTAGCACTTAAGACACCCCTGTCTTTAACCTTAAAAATTTGTGACTATTACGGACATCAAACGAGCCATGTACTCCAAAACAACCCTTATAAGCTAGCTGATGATATTGATGGCATCGGCTTTAAAACGGCTGATGAGTTAGCGATATCTCTAGGGTTCTCACTCTCGTGTGAAACTCGATATGCTTCATCTCTAGTTTATGTATTGAAATCAGCTTTACGTGAAGGTAATTGTTTTCTCCCGTTTGAGCAATTGCTTTTTGCAGCCGCATCTGTTCTCAAGCGTCCTAACTATACACCGGATCATCAACTTTTAAATACTATTCTTATTCAGCTAATAGATAAGGGAACTTTGATTTCTGGTGACGGCAAACAGAGTGTTTATATAAAAGCAGCTTACCGCGCTGAGCTTTCTGTCGCTTTAAAAATTCAATCTTTCCAGAGGCAACCAACTCGCTCTACAGAACATTTTGAACACTGGTTAGCCCAATTTCAGAAGAGCGAATATCGTCAACTCTCACGCTTGAGTGATGAACAAATCAGTGCCTTAATGATGGCGGTAAAACATCCAATTAGTATCATTACTGGTGGCCCTGGTCGCGGCAAAACCTATGTCCTGAAAACCTTGCTCGAATGGCTAATACAACAGGGGGCAATAATTGCTCAAGCAGCTCCGACAGGAAAAGCTGCTAACCGAATGAAAGATGCTACAGGCATTGAAGCAAGTACCATTCACCGTTTACTTCAATGGCAGGGAGTTGGGCAAGCTTTTCTCTATAACGAGGATAACTTGCTCCCTATCGACTGGCTGATTGTTGACGAGTTTTCGATGGTTGACATCTTCCTATTTAATTCTCTACTCAAAGCTTTACCATCGACAACAAAAATTTTATTGGTCGGAGACTCTGACCAATTACCCAGTGTTGGAGCAGGAATGGTACTGCGAGACTTGCTTCATTCTGACTTAGTGCCAACTACAAGACTGCAAACCATTTATCGTCAAAAACATGAAAGCCCGATTATCTATGCGGCTAGTGACGTAAATTTTGGTACAGTCCCAACACTGCACAAATTTCACGAAGCAGCTGAGTGGATGGATGTGGGCGATTGCGCCATGTTAGAGATGGATAATCCGCAAGCTACGGCGTTAGCCATTAGAGAGCTAGCCCTAGCCATGAGCAAAGAGAATGTTGATTTGAATCAACAACTGATGGTCTTAGCGCCCCAAAAGGACGGGCCTGCCGGGGTTCACAATCTCAACAAGCTTCTTGCCCCGATCTTTAATCCTAAAAAGGATAATAAACAACTTGTTGTTTCTGGCTCAGTTGTCTATCGTGTAGGCGATCGCGTTATACAACTCAAAAATCGTTACGAAACCATGCCCCCTGTGATGAACGGTGAGATGGGACAGGTTATTGCTGTAGACCCTGACAAAGAACTGGTAACAATTGACTGGGAGGGCGGCGCGACCGTTGACTATTATAAAGGGGACTTTGAGCAAATTATGCATTCCTTCTGTATCACTTGCCACAAGAGCCAGGGCAGTGAGTTTCAGTATGTGATTTTCCCGTTAATTATGTCCAATTCCCGAATGTTAACGCGTCAACTGCTTTACACCACCATGACTCGCGCAATGGGTACATTTATCGCCGTTGGACAACATCTTGCATTAAATATTGCTGTCGCCACAGATAAACCCTCTTCACGCTTTACCGGGCTAACCAATCTGCTCATCTCACCTATTGATGAAATTACTAATATTTGGCACAGCTTGAGCAGTGCCAAGAAGACTACAAGGGAAGCAAGCACTACTGTAACTATCGCATCACGACTGCAACAACGCGAAATTACTGCTACACAAGGACAAATGACAGCCATCGGCAGTCTTGCACAAAATATGTATGAGTCCAAATATGGTTATCGTCCTTCAAAGCAACCCGAACTCGTCGGCAAGTTTCGCTTTAACACTTATCACTATGAAACTTCAGAAGTTGAATTAATTGATTCGGCTATTGATGCAGTTCTGGGTAACCAATAA